One Natator depressus isolate rNatDep1 chromosome 6, rNatDep2.hap1, whole genome shotgun sequence DNA window includes the following coding sequences:
- the LRR1 gene encoding leucine-rich repeat protein 1: protein MRLQCEVEVRSRLLPTCGLRGRAKGAHALLSLGRQPDRPPGRGGPSAGHGVYLMVCTARDRAGARYKLKENIEQFFTKFVEEGKATVRLKEPAVDVCLSKANASNLKSFLAAVRLAHRGTDVEALPLSVLVPAKTSEVEKPKTKMIITSRRDYPLTKNFPYSLEQLQASYCKLARVDMRMLCLKKLRKLDLSHNHIKKLPETIGDLVSLQELNLHNNHLESFCVALCNSTLQKSLQFLDLSQNKIKALPVQFCQLQELIHLKLDDNELIRLPFKMGQLSQLRFLSAARNKLPFLPSDFRNLSLEKLDLFGNPFEQPNPLVPSIQLKIPLTLLESAARATVNYRIPYGHHLLPSHLCEDLEVAKTCQCGSACLSCFIQTTVTMNLHHVAHTVVLVDNMGGTEAPIVCYFCSLTCYSQFLDRYLQSNR, encoded by the exons ATGAGGCTGCAGTGCGAGGTGGAGGTGCGGAGCCGCCTGCTGCCCACCTGCGGCCTGCGGGGCCGGGCCAAGGGCGCCCACGCGCTGCTCTCCCTGGGCCGGCAGCCCGACAGGCCGCCCGGCCGCGGGGGGCCCAGCGCCGGCCACGGCGTCTACCTGATGGTCTGCACCGCGCGGGACCGGGCCGGGGCCAGGTACAAG TTGAAGGAGAACATTGAGCAGTTCTTCACCAAATTTGTGGAGGAAGGGAAAGCTACTGTTCGTCTGAAGGAACCTGCAGTGGATGTCTGTCTCAGCAAG gcAAATGCTAGCAATTTAAAGAGCTTCCTTGCAGCAGTGAGGCTGGCTCACCGAGGCACCGATGTTGAAGCGCTGCCGCTCTCAGTCTTGGTACCAGCAAAGACTTCGGAAGTTGAAAAACCTAAAACTAAGATGATCATTACGTCGAGACGAGACTATCCGCTAACCAAAAATTTCCCTTACTCCCTCGAACAACTGCAGGCCTCGTACTGCAAACTCGCCCGAGTCGACATGCGAATGCTTTGTCTGAAAAAACTCCGAAAACTAGACTTAAGCCACAATCATATCAAAAAGCTGCCAGAAACTATTGGTGACCTCGTCAGCCTTCAGGAGCTTAATCTGCACAACAATCACTTGGAGTCCTTCTGCGTAGCTCTGTGCAACTCCACGCTTCAGAAGTCTCTCCAGTTTTTGGACCTCagccaaaataaaatcaaagcacTTCCAGTTCAGTTTTGTCAACTGCAAGAACTCATTCACTTAAAGCTGGATGATAATGAGTTGATTAGGTTGCCGTTCAAGATGGGCCAGCTAAGTCAACTGCGCTTCCTGTCAGCAGCCCGTAATAAGCTTCCTTTTTTGCCCAGTGACTTCAGAAATCTCTCGCTTGAGAAGTTAGATCTTTTTGGAAACCCTTTTGAACAGCCTAATCCTCTTGTTCCCAGCATACAGCTAAAAATACCATTAACTTTACTAGAATCTGCTGCAAGAGCAACAGTAAATTACAG AATCCCTTACGGTCATCATCTCCTTCCTTCTCACCTCTGTGAAGATCTGGAAGTAGCTAAAACATGTCAATGTGGAAGTGCCTGTCTAAGCTGCTTCATTCAGACAACAGTGACCATGAATCTCCACCATGTAGCTCATACTGTGGTCCTTGTAGATAACATGGGAGGTACAGAGGCACCCATTGTCTGTTATTTTTGCTCTCTAACTTGTTATTCCCAGTTTCTAGATAGATATCTGCAGAGTAATAGGTGA
- the MGAT2 gene encoding alpha-1,6-mannosyl-glycoprotein 2-beta-N-acetylglucosaminyltransferase: MRLRIYKRKVLLLLALLVAACGLALWGSHGRPRKPEPGEPPAPRAASRAAELAASAAGRRAANASAPPPPPRAEPANRTLGYRSLFYQLNFDQPVRNLARFPRRPPGELVLVVQVHERAEHLRLLLDSLRRAPGVERALLVLSHDLWSEELNRLAAQVEFCQVLQIFFPFSSQLYPREFPGHDPRDCPRDIGRRAARRLGCINAEFPDSFGHYREAKFSQTKHHWWWKLHFVWERLRALREHTGLVLFLEEDHYLAPDFYHVLKQLWALKQRECPECQVLSLGSYNVVRGGFSGKADKVEMKTWKSTEHNMGMAFSRDTYQQLIECTDAFCTYDDYNWDWTLQHLTISCLPKFWKVLVPEIPRVFHTGDCGMHHKKSCRPSTQSAKIDSLLSSNQQFLFPETMSVSKRYSMAPLSPHVKNGGWGDIRDHELCKSYRRLQ, translated from the coding sequence ATGCGGCTCCGCATCTACAAGCGcaaggtgctgctgctgttggcgCTGCTGGTGGCCGCCTGCGGCCTGGCGCTCTGGGGCAGCCACGGCCGCCCGCGCAAGCCCGAGCCCGGCGAGCCGCCCGCGCCCCGCGCCGCCAGCCGGGCGGCCGAGCTCGCCGCCTCCGCCGCCGGCCGCCGGGCCGCCAACGCCtcggcgccgccgccgccgcccaggGCCGAGCCGGCCAACCGGACGCTGGGCTACCGCTCGCTCTTCTACCAGCTCAACTTCGACCAGCCCGTGCGCAACCTGGCGCGCTTCCCCCGCCGCCCGCCCGGCGAGCTGGTGCTGGTGGTGCAGGTGCACGAGCGGGCCGAGCACCTGCGGCTGCTGCTGGACTCGCTGCGCCGGGCCCCGGGCGTGGAGCGCGCGCTGCTGGTGCTGAGCCACGACCTGTGGTCGGAGGAGCTGAACCGGCTGGCGGCGCAGGTGGAGTTCTGCCAGGTGCTGCAGATCTTCTTCCCCTTCAGCAGCCAGCTCTACCCGCGCGAGTTCCCCGGCCACGACCCCCGCGACTGCCCGCGCGACATCGGCCGGAGGGCGGCGCGGCGCCTGGGCTGCATCAACGCCGAGTTCCCGGACTCCTTCGGCCACTACCGCGAGGCCAAGTTCTCCCAGACCAAGCACCACTGGTGGTGGAAGCTGCACTTCGTGTGGGAGCGGCTGCGGGCGCTGCGGGAGCACACGGGGCTGGTGCTCTTCCTGGAGGAGGATCACTACCTGGCCCCCGACTTCTACCACGTCCTCAAGCAGCTTTGGGCGCTGAAGCAGCGGGAGTGCCCGGAGTGCCAGGTCCTCTCCCTTGGCAGCTACAACGTCGTGCGGGGTGGCTTCTCCGGCAAAGCCGACAAGGTGGAGATGAAGACGTGGAAGTCCACCGAGCACAACATGGGCATGGCCTTCAGCAGAGACACGTACCAGCAACTGATCGAGTGCACGGATGCCTTCTGCACGTACGACGACTACAACTGGGACTGGACGCTGCAGCATTTGACTATCTCTTGTCTTCCAAAGTTCTGGAAAGTGCTAGTACCCGAAATCCCCAGGGTTTTTCATACAGGGGACTGTGGCATGCACCACAAGAAATCCTGCAGACCCTCTACCCAGAGTGCCAAAATCGACTCGCTCTTAAGCAGCAACCAACAGTTCCTGTTTCCTGAAACAATGAGTGTCAGTAAAAGGTACTCCATGGCACCTCTCTCCCCTCACGTGAAAAACGGAGGGTGGGGAGATATTCGAGACCATGAACTCTGTAAAAGTTATCGCAGACTGCAGTGA